Within Tribolium castaneum strain GA2 chromosome 10, icTriCast1.1, whole genome shotgun sequence, the genomic segment CATTTTCGGCCGGGTTGAATGACATTCTAAAAACAGGAGTCTTGCCGCCACCTCTAATCTGAAGTACAGGAACGTCTTTCGACGTATTGAAATCAAGTTTGCGTAAATGGCGGTCTTTAACGTAGTAGAGGAAGTTTCTATGTACGGTGTATGCCGGTCTTTCACGCTCTAGTTTGAAAATGATCATGCCTGTATCATGACCGGccgcaaataaatttaaattgggaTGAGCTGTCAATACCCAGAACCGGTCATGTTCCCTTCGGAATGTATGCAAATAGTTGCGCTTGGCCATATCCCAAATCCGGATGCTTTTATCCTCACTGTTTGACAGAAGAAGTTCCTGACGAGGATGGAATAAAACGCACGAAACGTTATTGTAATGGCCACGGCATGTATCAACCTCCCAAGCTTTGGAATCATTCATTCTCCATAATTTAATTTGGCGGTCATCAGCCCCGGAAACAATGAGTGGTAAAGTAGGGTGGAAACATGCCCAATTTACTCCGCGATCATGCCCTTCGAGGACATGTTTGACAACGGCATCAGCTTGCCCAAACAAGTCGGTACTACcgggattttttaaatggtccTCCAAACCTCCGGGTCCAGGAGCAACATTCTTTTTCCGCAAtccttaaaacaaaattatagaacGCGTTATAGAACGCTATCACATGATAAAATCTACCAGAAATGTCCCAAACGCGGACAGTCGAGTCGAGAGAAGCGGAAACAAGTAGGTCTTCAGAAGGGTGGAATTGCGCACACATGACGTAGTGATTGTGTCCGGTGAGGACGCAAATGCAAGTCCGACTTTGCCAATTCCATATGCGAATTGTTTGATCGTCGGAAGCCGAGACAATCCAAGGGTACTCATGATGGAACATTGTAGTACGAATGTAATCGAGGTGACCGAGAAGGGTGAAAATGCAtcgtttttgtttgtaattcCACACCTAAACAGTATCGTTAGTTGTGAATTGGAATTTGATATTAAATCAAACGAATACTTTGATTTTATAATCGTCACCACCAGAGACGAACAATGGCTGCTGATTATGAAAACAAATGCCTCGGACAGGTCCATCGTGTTCGTCGAATTTTTCAAGTAAAGTACACATACGGTAATCCCAAAGTTGAATGGATCCATTATGCAAGCTGaattagaaaaaagaaaaaaaaaacaatttattaaacgttgcaaaatatttaattgtggGTAAATCGTAAAAGGTCGAATTTAGTAATGTGATGATTTATGGAGCAAGAGGATATGTAAAATGTAGAtcattattgtttcattatcTAAATAGTAAATTGCCAAATAAATCTGGTATTAGAGATGTGGTCTGGGCGTTGGCCATCTCGTGTTGTCCTATGATCTACAGAAGGAAAGGTCACTTTCTTCTCTTTCTTCATACTGTACTTCATCGATTTCCAAAAATTCTGTTACTTGAGCCACTTATCggaaaaacaataaagaatAATAACCGCTTGCTCACCTTCTTTTACTATAAAATTAGCAacgattttaaaaactaaaaaactgttacgaaTAAAGTTTGATCGCTAGATAGGAAATATCAGTTGTCCTAACAACTTTATgaataatttgaaatattatttttatgaaacaatGTAACGCATGAGTAACGGAAATTCATAAGTAGGCATAAACGTAACActcaattaaaacaaattaattattttggacAATATCAGTGACACCTCGAATGTTTTTTACACAAGGTTAGACTCAagctaaaaaaaagtttttgtaaaaatcgggttttttgtttatataaaactcTAAATTACTACAATTATACATGATTAATAACCGTAAATATGAATGTAAACTTTTACCGATAAAAAAAGAGGAAAATTTTCGCGATAACTATCGCGGTGTAATGATTAATCAATGTTGCAATGACTAATTTTAGATCCACACTGATTTTGAGATCGATATCCAAAAAGCTGATTGTGGTGTTTAATCGGTAGGTACCCTCTAATTTAGAGCAAGTTATTGAGGACGGGGGAAACAAGATCCGACGCTATAAATTTCAACTCGATTCCCAAATATTAACCAGTTGTTACATATTACCGACTCAGTTGTCGTGTAAAGTGGCTGACCCCATCATGAAGGTGTACTACCTCCTAGTAAGTGTTAACTGATTTTTTCAGATAGCTAAtttcattcttttttattattattgaacaaATTATGGTATTAGAATATTCGCAAAATTGCTGCTTCAAGGTTTCCGTTtccattattataattaaaggGTAAACCCTCTAATTATTggacaaatttttttagatggagttcaagtttttatttcacatgGAAAACGGTTTTATATTATGTTGAGTGAAAACGACTCGAGCCAAGGGTAAGcaaatcaatataaaaaaaaaattgtactttaccaccataatctcttaaactgtaataaatatcaaaaaattcaaacattttataaacaattatcaaattttttgttatctattacagtttttttctCGATTTccttgtttaaaaattcaattttggaAACTTTCTGCTGCTCCCAGTTTTTACAAATGACGCAATTATAAAtaggtaattaattaacaattgtGTAATTAATATTCATCAACTTTGATTCGGAAAAATATTATGACATTTAAGTTTTCAAGCGGCACGCCTatctcaaaataaataaaaagttgcaaaattgttaataatcccaatgtagttttttttacaaattacaatcatttaaacaattttctgaTACAAGTAAATCAATCAAAGGCGCAAACctccaaataaaaattaaaaaaaaattcaatattgGCCTTGATTGGTATTCGGTGAACCTTGAATTTCATCCATTAGTGAAGAAACAACGAGGCGGGTCTAGTTTGGTTGttgacattttaaatttaattatgatttCGAACTGAAGCAATTATTGTCATACGATTGCgaaaaaatttgacattttcGTCGCTTTGTATTTCTGGAAATCCAACGAGTCATAAAACTGGTTACGCAGACGTGATGTTTAACCATaggccaaaaaataaataaaacacttacgttttttattatttttaaacgtcaaTTATCAATTATCATATGATCCTGAAACCTTGAGATACTTCTCGTCAAAAACTAGaacagttaataaaaaaatgagactactaattgtttttgtttctagTTGGTGAGTGCAATTTACGTTTGGATCACCCCAACGCATTCTCGATTTTTCTATTCACATTACACTCCCCTGTCAAGCCCAATATTCTCTCAAACCTTCCTTCCAACGCTTCCTGCAGTCTCACCTTTAGCCTACACACCGCGAGTGGCTTCGACTTCTTCAGTTACTTACAACATACCCAATGTTCCAACAGCCGAATATCGCGGATTTGGGTATCGCACCGATTATAAAGATGGGGCTAGTTCGACTGTTTTTTACGTTACGGGACCGGAAGCCCAATACTTGAAAAGTTTTATGGATTTCCCGAGTTTCGCGAAAAAATCTCAAGACTCAATGCCTGCAAAAGCACGGAGTCTAGCTTCGGACCTTACGGATCTTAACGCAATCCCTGACGCTCATGGAAAAATTCAAAGTATTTTACAACCGGCCGATTTTGAAAGATTATTCGATGCTGCAACGCCAggagttgtaaatttttattcgttCCCTGCCGGCACTGTTCCTTTAGCTTCGGCGAGAGAAGTGGAAAATACGACGACTAATGTCACAACAACTACGCCTTCGAGTAAAGAAGAACATGTAGCCGCTGAAAGTGTCGTCAATTCGAAAGTTGTTGTCAACGCTATTGAAAATATGATTAAATCAAACGGAACGACGACCGAAAATACTGAAAAGACCACCAACaacaccaccaccaccaccaccaccaccaccactaCTACCACCGAAAGTACGAGTGCGAAAGCTTCGACGGAAAGGTCAATGGAGGTTAAAATTGAAACTACCACTGCGTTTTTGGTTAATGTAGATGACGAAGATGCCACGACGGTTTCCAATGAAGAAACAACTACTCAAGTGTAAATCAACTGGAATTTAGTGAtgaatttgttaaataaaaatagaatgaATGTTTTATATTGTTTGGATAATTGTAAACAAAATGTTAATGACAACCAAAGTTCCCTCGTACATTAAGAAATCGTATTTATAGTCATTAACCATAATCAAATCACCATGTGACTTAAGAGTTCCTTACAAGTTAACAAAATTCATCTCACCTCAAAATTACACGGAAGATtgagatttttattataaatttattaacagcCGATCATCTTCACCAACgcaataaatttacaaaattaaatgtatgGTTTAGTGCATTATTTGTTTAACCTGgtcaagaaaattaaaataaagtttttctaATCTTTATTTAATCCTGTCTAAACCCATTCACCTTTAATACGTTAATCAATAATGATTTAATGAGTAACAAACTAATTGTTATTCGTCCACCTAACAAAATAGCTTGTTTTAAGATTATTGttcatttttaactttgttcAATTTATATagaatttataaaatcaaCAGCAATTTCGTCTGtaacaaattacgttaaaatatttgtaagaCAAATGATagctaaattaataaatattatatcaAAGAAATTCGACAAAATTCATTGCCAGCTcatttataaaacaataaatattttttcgttaatttaaattaaatgattaaTTGTTGGAGTTTTagacacatcaaattttctttcagataattgttcagcatataaatgcgcaactttgccctaatttaaccgaccacGTAggtcttataataactgagatccccatggtggagctcAAAAAACCAACACCCCCTATAC encodes:
- the LOC103313411 gene encoding uncharacterized protein DDB_G0289357-like, which translates into the protein MKVYYLLLVSAIYVWITPTHSRFFYSHYTPLSSPIFSQTFLPTLPAVSPLAYTPRVASTSSVTYNIPNVPTAEYRGFGYRTDYKDGASSTVFYVTGPEAQYLKSFMDFPSFAKKSQDSMPAKARSLASDLTDLNAIPDAHGKIQSILQPADFERLFDAATPGVVNFYSFPAGTVPLASAREVENTTTNVTTTTPSSKEEHVAAESVVNSKVVVNAIENMIKSNGTTTENTEKTTNNTTTTTTTTTTTTTESTSAKASTERSMEVKIETTTAFLVNVDDEDATTVSNEETTTQV